Proteins from a single region of Demequina sp. NBRC 110054:
- a CDS encoding ABC-F family ATP-binding cassette domain-containing protein encodes MIVAQDLEMRIGARVLLHPASFQVGPGDRVGLVGRNGAGKTTLTKILAGEGLPTTGKAIQKGSLGYLPQDPRTGDLEQIAMDRILSVRDLAGLMRKMREAEEGMASEDPKVQEKAMNAYPRLEERFRAAGGYAAESEASQIAANLGLDSRVLAQPIGTLSGGQRRRVELSRILFSGADTLLLDEPTNHLDADSIVWLRGFLSSFQGGLIVISHDVELLRQTVTKVFHLDANRGVMDQYAMKWDLYLRQREADERRRHRERDNAEKKAAALMAQADKMRAKATKAVAAQQMIKRAEKMLGETEGVRQQDKVAALRFPTPAACGKTPLRADGLSKSYGSLEVFTDVNLAIDRGSRVVVLGLNGAGKTTLLRLLSGVEEADTGEVLPGHGLKLGYYAQEHDTLDMNATVGENMAHAAPDLGETEVRKVLGSFLFSGDDADKPARVLSGGEKTRLALATLVVSQSNVLLLDEPTNNLDPASREEILGALRTYEGAVILVTHDEGAVEALEPDRVLLLPDAIEDLYNETYRDLISLA; translated from the coding sequence GTGATCGTCGCCCAGGACCTTGAGATGCGCATCGGCGCACGCGTGCTGCTGCACCCCGCCTCCTTCCAGGTGGGGCCCGGCGACCGCGTGGGGCTCGTGGGCCGCAACGGCGCGGGCAAGACCACGCTCACGAAGATCCTCGCGGGTGAGGGCCTGCCCACCACGGGCAAGGCGATCCAGAAGGGATCGCTCGGCTACCTCCCGCAGGATCCCCGCACCGGCGACCTCGAGCAGATCGCGATGGACCGCATCCTGTCGGTGCGCGACCTCGCGGGCCTGATGCGCAAGATGCGGGAGGCCGAGGAGGGCATGGCGAGCGAGGACCCCAAGGTCCAGGAGAAGGCGATGAACGCCTACCCGCGCCTCGAGGAGCGCTTCCGCGCGGCCGGCGGCTACGCGGCCGAGTCGGAGGCCTCGCAGATCGCAGCGAACCTAGGCCTCGACTCGCGCGTGCTCGCTCAGCCGATCGGCACGCTGTCGGGCGGTCAGCGCCGCCGCGTCGAGCTGTCGCGCATCCTGTTCTCGGGCGCCGACACGCTGCTGCTCGACGAGCCCACCAACCACCTCGACGCGGACTCGATCGTGTGGCTGCGCGGCTTCCTGTCGTCGTTCCAGGGCGGCCTCATCGTGATCTCCCACGACGTCGAGCTGCTTCGCCAGACCGTGACCAAGGTGTTCCACCTCGACGCGAACCGCGGCGTGATGGACCAGTACGCGATGAAGTGGGACCTGTACCTGCGTCAGCGCGAGGCGGATGAGCGTCGTCGTCACCGCGAGCGCGACAACGCCGAGAAGAAGGCTGCGGCGCTCATGGCGCAGGCCGACAAGATGCGCGCGAAGGCCACGAAGGCCGTCGCCGCGCAGCAGATGATCAAGCGCGCCGAGAAGATGCTCGGCGAGACCGAGGGCGTGCGCCAGCAGGACAAGGTCGCGGCGCTCCGGTTCCCGACGCCCGCCGCCTGTGGCAAGACGCCGCTGCGCGCCGACGGGCTCAGCAAGTCGTACGGCTCGCTCGAGGTGTTCACCGACGTGAACCTCGCGATCGACCGCGGTTCGCGCGTGGTCGTGCTCGGCCTCAACGGTGCGGGCAAGACGACGCTGCTGCGCCTCCTGTCGGGAGTGGAGGAGGCGGACACGGGCGAGGTCCTGCCGGGGCACGGCCTCAAGCTGGGCTACTACGCGCAGGAGCACGACACGCTCGACATGAACGCGACGGTGGGCGAGAACATGGCGCACGCCGCTCCCGACCTGGGGGAGACCGAGGTCCGCAAGGTCCTGGGCTCGTTCCTGTTCTCGGGGGACGATGCTGACAAGCCGGCGCGCGTGCTGTCGGGCGGCGAGAAGACCCGCCTCGCGCTCGCGACGCTCGTCGTGAGCCAGTCGAACGTGCTGCTGCTCGATGAGCCGACGAACAACCTTGACCCCGCGTCGCGCGAGGAGATCCTCGGCGCGCTGCGCACCTACGAGGGCGCCGTCATCCTCGTCACGCACGACGAGGGCGCGGTCGAGGCGCTCGAGCCCGATCGCGTGCTGCTGCTGCCCGACGCGATCGAGGACCTCTACAACGAGACCTACCGCGACCTCATCTCGCTCGCGTAG
- the fabI gene encoding enoyl-ACP reductase FabI, which yields MGMLEGKNILVTGVLTEGSIAFHVARLCQEQGATVVLSGVGRSLKITQAMGRRLPVEAKVVELDVTNEEHVAALADRVREHVPHLDGVVHSIGFAPQTVMGGNFMSGEWDDVSTAVHISAYSLKALAAATAPLMSEGGSIVGLTFDGRYAWPVYDWMGVAKAAFESVSRYVARDLGAQGIRCNLVSAGPIQTTAAKHIPGFDQMESNWDTRAPLGWDSSDPEPTAKAVTALLSDWFPATTGEMIHVDGGVHAMGQ from the coding sequence ATGGGCATGCTCGAGGGAAAGAACATCCTGGTCACCGGAGTGCTGACGGAGGGCTCGATCGCCTTCCACGTCGCGCGCCTGTGCCAGGAGCAGGGCGCGACGGTCGTGCTGTCGGGGGTCGGCCGCTCGCTCAAGATCACCCAGGCCATGGGGCGGCGCCTGCCGGTCGAGGCGAAGGTCGTCGAGCTCGACGTCACCAATGAGGAGCACGTCGCCGCGCTCGCGGACAGGGTGCGCGAGCACGTGCCGCACCTCGACGGCGTGGTCCACTCGATCGGCTTCGCGCCGCAGACCGTCATGGGCGGCAACTTCATGTCCGGCGAGTGGGACGACGTGTCGACCGCGGTGCACATCTCCGCGTACTCGCTCAAGGCGCTCGCGGCCGCCACGGCGCCCCTGATGTCCGAGGGCGGGTCGATCGTCGGCCTCACCTTCGACGGCCGCTACGCGTGGCCCGTGTACGACTGGATGGGCGTCGCGAAGGCCGCGTTCGAGTCCGTCTCGCGCTACGTCGCCCGCGATCTGGGTGCACAGGGGATCCGCTGCAACCTCGTGTCCGCCGGGCCGATCCAGACGACCGCCGCCAAGCACATCCCGGGCTTCGACCAGATGGAGTCGAACTGGGACACGCGCGCGCCGCTCGGCTGGGACTCGTCCGACCCCGAGCCCACCGCGAAGGCGGTGACGGCCCTGCTGTCGGACTGGTTCCCCGCGACCACGGGGGAGATGATCCACGTGGACGGCGGAGTGCACGCTATGGGACAGTAG
- a CDS encoding SURF1 family protein, translating to MSAPIPRSRWLAVAREIGWGRLALTALIVLVASALCVVAGRWQYGRYVAKADAIEAYEAAQTHSIAPVEEVAGAGGSLADDAQWRTVTVSGVIDADSVVALRNRPVDSTAAYQYLAWVDLEDGSAVLVNLGWAPVGAAEDTEDALAEVLTGADVTFSGTLRSFEEDDGRRDAGATRIVPAQMGDPGTDSIVPGYVVASEDCAGLCDDDGPLLEVPLPTLSLGPHLSYAWQWWAFALLVPVGAVLLTKRDLELKRDPSGSKPAPARPRRRRHPSDEEIEDAL from the coding sequence GTGTCCGCACCCATCCCCCGCTCCCGCTGGCTCGCCGTCGCGCGCGAGATCGGGTGGGGACGGCTCGCGCTCACCGCGCTGATCGTGCTGGTCGCGTCCGCGCTGTGCGTCGTCGCGGGCCGCTGGCAGTACGGGCGCTACGTCGCGAAGGCCGACGCGATCGAGGCGTACGAGGCCGCGCAGACGCACTCCATCGCACCAGTCGAGGAGGTCGCGGGCGCGGGCGGCTCGCTTGCCGACGACGCTCAGTGGCGCACCGTGACCGTCTCGGGCGTGATCGACGCGGACAGTGTCGTCGCGCTGCGCAACCGTCCCGTCGACTCGACCGCGGCCTACCAGTACCTCGCGTGGGTCGATCTCGAGGATGGCTCGGCCGTGCTGGTCAACCTGGGCTGGGCGCCGGTCGGCGCCGCCGAGGACACCGAGGACGCGCTCGCCGAGGTGCTCACGGGTGCCGACGTCACGTTCTCGGGCACCCTGCGGTCGTTCGAGGAGGACGACGGGAGGCGCGATGCCGGGGCGACCCGCATCGTCCCCGCCCAGATGGGAGACCCCGGCACCGACAGCATCGTCCCTGGCTACGTCGTCGCCTCCGAGGACTGCGCGGGACTGTGCGACGACGACGGGCCGCTGCTCGAGGTGCCGCTGCCCACGCTGTCGCTCGGACCGCACCTCAGTTACGCATGGCAGTGGTGGGCGTTCGCGCTGCTCGTGCCCGTGGGCGCGGTGCTGCTCACCAAACGCGATCTCGAGCTGAAGCGCGATCCGTCGGGTTCGAAGCCGGCCCCCGCGCGACCGAGGCGCCGCCGCCACCCCTCGGATGAGGAGATCGAGGACGCGCTCTAG
- a CDS encoding energy-coupling factor transporter transmembrane protein EcfT yields MNPTLGAYRPLRTPLHLAPAWFKVLLLAAVSILMVFVQDVVTGVTFACASLALYLSTLPRWRTALRAVLWTLLFAIMAAGYQLWRGEWQLGVDIASDLLTVVFLALAVSSSTPMSEMLDLLSGLMRPLRRILPHETIGLMFSLLIRLIPEMARILGESRQAAMARGVERSPRAVLVPAATRTVGFAIDLGQALHARGISDEAVEDHSAEIAEQKQQSRRARRSELARKARRRRAR; encoded by the coding sequence ATGAATCCCACGCTCGGCGCCTACCGGCCGCTGCGCACCCCGCTGCACCTCGCGCCCGCGTGGTTCAAGGTGCTGCTGCTCGCTGCGGTGTCGATCCTCATGGTGTTCGTGCAGGACGTGGTCACCGGGGTCACGTTCGCGTGCGCGTCGCTCGCCCTGTACCTGTCCACGCTGCCGCGGTGGCGCACCGCGCTGCGCGCCGTGCTGTGGACCCTCCTGTTCGCGATCATGGCCGCCGGCTACCAGTTGTGGCGCGGTGAGTGGCAGCTCGGAGTGGACATCGCGTCCGACCTGCTCACCGTCGTCTTCCTGGCACTCGCGGTGTCGAGCTCGACGCCCATGTCCGAGATGCTCGACCTGCTCTCGGGGCTCATGCGGCCGCTGCGGCGGATCCTGCCGCACGAGACGATCGGCCTGATGTTCTCGCTCCTCATCCGCCTCATCCCCGAGATGGCGCGGATCCTCGGCGAGTCCCGCCAGGCCGCGATGGCGCGCGGCGTCGAGCGCTCCCCTCGCGCGGTGCTCGTCCCCGCCGCGACTCGCACCGTCGGCTTCGCGATCGACCTGGGACAGGCGCTCCACGCGCGCGGGATCTCCGACGAGGCCGTCGAGGACCACAGCGCGGAGATCGCCGAGCAGAAGCAGCAGTCGCGCCGTGCGCGTCGCTCGGAGCTCGCTCGGAAGGCACGCCGCCGCCGCGCGCGTTAG
- the fabG gene encoding 3-oxoacyl-ACP reductase FabG, producing MTRHVVVTGANRGIGRALAEAFVANGDTVSTIYRGGDLPEGVTGAIADVTDTDAVNAAFDELEAQHGRVRVLVANAGITKDGLLMRMSDEDFQSVLDVNLTGTFRCVRRAVNSMMRERFGRIVLVGSVVGLMGNPGQVNYSSSKAALVGMARSITREVGARGITANVIAPGFITTDMTDELPEATKKQYEATIPAKRFGATDDVAAAAVYLASDAAGYVSGAVLPVDGGLGMGH from the coding sequence ATGACACGACACGTGGTGGTGACAGGGGCGAACCGCGGCATCGGCCGCGCGCTCGCGGAGGCCTTCGTCGCGAACGGCGACACCGTGAGCACGATCTACCGGGGCGGGGACCTGCCCGAGGGCGTGACGGGGGCGATCGCGGATGTGACCGACACCGACGCCGTCAACGCGGCCTTCGACGAGCTTGAGGCGCAGCACGGTCGCGTGCGCGTGCTCGTCGCCAACGCCGGCATCACCAAGGACGGGCTCCTTATGCGCATGAGCGACGAGGACTTCCAGTCGGTGCTCGACGTGAACCTCACCGGCACGTTCCGCTGCGTGCGCCGCGCCGTCAACTCGATGATGCGCGAGCGCTTCGGACGCATCGTGCTGGTGGGCTCGGTCGTGGGCCTCATGGGCAACCCCGGCCAGGTCAACTACTCGTCGTCCAAGGCCGCGCTCGTCGGCATGGCCCGCTCGATCACCCGCGAGGTCGGGGCGCGAGGCATCACCGCCAACGTGATCGCCCCCGGCTTCATCACGACCGACATGACCGACGAGCTGCCCGAGGCCACCAAGAAGCAGTACGAGGCGACCATCCCCGCCAAGCGCTTCGGCGCGACGGACGATGTCGCGGCAGCCGCTGTCTACCTCGCCTCCGACGCCGCGGGCTACGTCTCGGGGGCCGTGCTGCCCGTCGACGGCGGCCTCGGCATGGGTCACTGA
- a CDS encoding DUF1697 domain-containing protein has translation MGATHVVLIRGINVGGNNKVPMAALRSDLGAAGLEDVRTYIQSGNVLVSAPGREPLEVNGLVGDVLRASFGVDTPVVTITAETLRVTVDDAPDGFGASDDYRWDVVFLRETLTVADAYAVVRLRDGVDAVWQGRDVLYFRRSEAQAGKSYLSKIMSTPEYKQMTIRNWRTTTTLAGMLEG, from the coding sequence TTGGGTGCGACGCACGTCGTCCTGATCCGAGGCATCAACGTCGGCGGCAACAACAAGGTGCCCATGGCGGCGCTGCGTTCCGACCTCGGAGCCGCCGGGCTCGAAGACGTGCGGACGTACATCCAGTCGGGCAACGTGCTCGTCTCCGCGCCGGGCCGTGAGCCGCTCGAGGTCAATGGGCTCGTCGGCGACGTCCTGCGCGCGTCGTTCGGCGTCGACACCCCCGTGGTCACGATCACGGCCGAGACGCTCCGCGTCACGGTGGACGATGCGCCCGACGGCTTCGGCGCGAGCGACGACTACCGCTGGGACGTGGTGTTCCTGCGCGAGACCCTGACGGTTGCCGATGCTTATGCAGTGGTGAGGCTTCGCGACGGCGTCGATGCGGTGTGGCAGGGGAGGGACGTGCTGTACTTCCGACGCTCGGAGGCGCAGGCGGGCAAGAGCTACCTGTCGAAGATCATGTCGACGCCCGAGTACAAGCAGATGACGATCCGCAACTGGCGCACCACGACGACGCTCGCGGGGATGCTCGAGGGCTGA
- a CDS encoding energy-coupling factor ABC transporter ATP-binding protein: MIVFEDATVVAPDSGVTILEPTTLTLREQHISVIGANGSGKSTLARLINGLVMPTEGTVTVEGKDTHKHGREVRRMVGFLFTDPSAQLIMPTAAEDVVLSLRRTVKGKDARMRAALEALDSLGLADRADVAVSALSGGQRQLLALAGVLAVAPSIIVADEPTTLLDLKWRGHVGALLRSLPVQLIEVTHDLDSAMRAERTIVVHEGKVAFDGAPGDAVQFYRDLIFGRPEQTQRA; the protein is encoded by the coding sequence ATGATCGTTTTCGAGGACGCGACAGTCGTCGCGCCGGACTCGGGCGTCACCATCCTGGAGCCGACCACCCTGACGCTGCGCGAGCAGCACATCTCCGTGATCGGTGCGAACGGCTCGGGCAAGTCGACCCTTGCAAGGCTCATCAACGGACTCGTCATGCCCACCGAGGGCACGGTGACCGTCGAGGGCAAGGACACCCACAAGCACGGGCGCGAGGTGCGCCGCATGGTGGGCTTCCTGTTCACGGACCCGTCGGCGCAGCTCATCATGCCGACGGCGGCCGAGGACGTGGTGCTGTCCCTGCGTCGCACCGTCAAGGGCAAGGACGCGCGGATGCGCGCCGCGCTCGAGGCGCTCGACTCGCTCGGTCTGGCGGACCGCGCCGACGTCGCGGTGAGCGCCCTGTCGGGAGGCCAGCGCCAGCTGCTCGCGCTCGCCGGCGTGCTCGCCGTCGCGCCGTCCATCATCGTGGCCGACGAGCCGACCACGCTGCTCGACCTCAAGTGGCGAGGCCACGTCGGCGCCCTCCTGCGCTCGCTGCCCGTGCAGCTCATCGAGGTCACGCACGACCTCGACAGCGCGATGCGCGCGGAGCGGACCATCGTGGTCCACGAAGGCAAGGTCGCGTTCGACGGCGCGCCGGGAGACGCGGTCCAGTTCTACCGCGACCTCATCTTCGGCCGCCCCGAGCAGACCCAGCGCGCATGA
- a CDS encoding basic amino acid/polyamine antiporter, giving the protein MTTQHKPVRTMAMPVLASMVVGSMVGAGVFSLPSSFADSAGGLAALLAWAVAGGGMLMLALVFQRLAVTRPELDSGIVAYARAGFGSYLGFFSAFGYWASACIANVTYWVLIASTLGTVIPVFGEGDTWAAFILGTLGLWAFHIIVARGVSQAAGLNALTTVAKMIPLVLFIVVVIFGGFSWDVFVENLRGDTTEIGSVAEQVRSTMLVTVFVFLGVEGASVYSRYARRREDIGRATVLGFVSVLALFVVVTMLSYGVMPREELAGLRQPSVAGVLESIVGTWGAWFIGIGLLISVLGAYLAWLMLAAEVLFEAAKQDDAPRFLTLVNRRGVPISALMATAVATQIFLIVTHFSESAFDFSLELTSALALVPYLLTAGFALKEALGPRRWSGVLAIASVALIYTVFLIFAAGLKYVLLSLLVYGPATVLYVWARRERGLRVFTRAEVTVCVVSVVGAIAAVIALSTGAISL; this is encoded by the coding sequence ATGACGACGCAGCACAAGCCAGTGCGCACGATGGCCATGCCGGTGCTGGCGTCGATGGTCGTCGGGTCGATGGTCGGCGCGGGCGTCTTCTCCCTCCCCTCGTCCTTCGCGGACTCCGCTGGCGGCCTCGCGGCGCTCCTCGCATGGGCCGTCGCCGGCGGCGGGATGCTCATGCTCGCGCTCGTGTTCCAGCGGCTCGCGGTGACCCGGCCCGAGCTGGACTCCGGCATCGTCGCGTATGCCCGCGCGGGCTTCGGCAGCTACCTCGGCTTCTTCTCCGCCTTCGGCTACTGGGCCTCGGCGTGCATCGCCAACGTCACGTACTGGGTGCTGATCGCGTCGACGCTCGGCACCGTGATCCCCGTGTTCGGGGAGGGCGACACGTGGGCCGCATTCATCCTCGGCACGCTCGGCCTGTGGGCCTTCCACATCATCGTCGCGCGCGGCGTCTCCCAGGCCGCGGGGCTCAACGCCCTCACGACCGTCGCGAAGATGATCCCGCTGGTCCTGTTCATCGTCGTCGTGATCTTCGGCGGCTTCTCGTGGGACGTGTTCGTCGAGAACCTGCGCGGCGACACAACCGAGATCGGCTCCGTCGCGGAGCAGGTGCGGTCGACGATGCTCGTCACGGTCTTCGTCTTCCTCGGTGTCGAGGGCGCGAGCGTGTACTCGCGCTACGCGCGGAGACGCGAGGACATCGGTCGCGCGACCGTGCTGGGCTTCGTGTCGGTGCTCGCGCTGTTCGTTGTCGTGACGATGCTCTCGTACGGGGTCATGCCCCGCGAGGAGCTCGCGGGGCTCCGACAGCCCTCGGTCGCGGGCGTGCTCGAGTCGATCGTGGGCACCTGGGGCGCCTGGTTCATCGGCATCGGGCTGCTCATCTCGGTGCTCGGCGCCTACCTCGCATGGCTCATGCTCGCGGCCGAGGTGCTCTTCGAGGCCGCCAAGCAGGACGACGCGCCCCGCTTCCTCACTCTCGTCAACCGCCGCGGCGTGCCGATCAGCGCACTCATGGCAACCGCGGTCGCGACCCAGATCTTCCTCATCGTCACTCACTTCTCCGAGAGCGCCTTCGACTTCTCGCTCGAGCTCACGAGCGCGCTCGCGCTGGTCCCCTACCTGCTCACGGCCGGGTTCGCCCTCAAGGAGGCGCTCGGGCCGCGCCGGTGGTCAGGCGTGCTGGCGATCGCGTCCGTCGCGCTCATCTACACGGTGTTCCTCATCTTCGCCGCAGGCCTCAAGTACGTGCTGCTGTCGCTGCTCGTCTACGGGCCCGCGACGGTGCTCTACGTGTGGGCGCGGCGCGAGCGGGGGCTGCGCGTGTTCACGCGCGCGGAGGTCACGGTGTGCGTCGTCTCGGTGGTCGGGGCGATCGCGGCGGTGATCGCGCTCAGCACGGGCGCGATCTCGCTCTGA
- a CDS encoding histidine phosphatase family protein, translating into MPTLILARHAKAEAPAPGLSDMDRALAVIGRKASMLLGEVIAEESLVPTLALVSPASRTQQTWKLMANALDGCASRTVDSLYETHVPGLLKELNALDGEEVVVVVGHEPTSSAAAAFLSGQGSDKRALQRVAHGLPTGTAAVLEFDCPWSELDARTARLTAVLSGRDV; encoded by the coding sequence GTGCCTACGCTGATCCTCGCCCGCCACGCGAAGGCCGAGGCCCCCGCGCCCGGCCTGAGCGACATGGACCGCGCGCTCGCCGTCATCGGTCGCAAGGCCTCCATGCTCCTGGGCGAGGTGATCGCCGAGGAGTCCCTCGTGCCGACGCTCGCCCTCGTGTCTCCCGCGAGCCGCACGCAGCAGACGTGGAAGCTTATGGCGAACGCGCTCGACGGGTGCGCGTCCCGCACCGTCGATTCGCTCTATGAGACGCACGTGCCGGGCCTCCTGAAGGAGCTCAACGCGCTCGATGGCGAGGAGGTCGTCGTGGTCGTGGGGCACGAGCCCACGTCGTCGGCCGCCGCTGCGTTCCTGTCGGGCCAGGGCTCGGACAAGAGGGCGCTCCAGCGTGTCGCTCACGGGCTGCCCACCGGGACGGCCGCGGTCCTCGAGTTCGACTGCCCTTGGAGCGAGCTCGACGCGCGAACCGCGCGCCTCACGGCGGTGCTGTCCGGCCGCGACGTCTGA
- a CDS encoding biotin transporter BioY, with protein sequence MALHKHFTGPNVALVSVFAALIAASTLAPAVSLAGGVPITLQTFAVILAGAVLGPWRGASAVLLYLAAGTAGAPIFAGHVGGLSAWAGPTGGFLAAFIPAAFVTGWIARAARRSGRLNLLWLALACGTGSLIVINLIGWTWFAIRLGYDLPATVVVALPFVPGDVVKVVAAATVAWAVHRAYPGLLPVTRRREAAPADAPTA encoded by the coding sequence ATGGCACTGCACAAGCACTTCACGGGCCCGAACGTGGCCCTCGTGTCCGTCTTCGCCGCACTGATCGCGGCCTCGACCCTCGCGCCCGCCGTGTCGCTCGCGGGCGGCGTGCCGATCACGCTCCAGACGTTCGCGGTCATCCTCGCGGGCGCGGTGCTCGGCCCCTGGCGCGGCGCCTCCGCCGTGCTCCTCTATCTCGCGGCGGGCACCGCGGGAGCGCCCATCTTCGCGGGCCACGTGGGCGGCCTCAGCGCATGGGCCGGCCCGACCGGCGGATTCCTCGCCGCGTTCATCCCGGCCGCGTTCGTCACCGGCTGGATCGCGCGCGCCGCGCGCCGCAGCGGACGCCTCAACCTGCTGTGGCTCGCCCTCGCGTGCGGCACCGGCTCGCTCATCGTGATCAACCTCATCGGCTGGACCTGGTTCGCGATCCGCCTCGGCTACGACCTGCCCGCGACCGTCGTCGTCGCGCTGCCCTTCGTGCCGGGAGACGTCGTCAAGGTGGTCGCCGCCGCGACCGTCGCGTGGGCCGTGCACCGCGCCTACCCCGGTCTTCTGCCTGTCACCAGGCGTCGTGAGGCGGCACCGGCCGACGCTCCGACCGCCTAG